One window from the genome of Pungitius pungitius chromosome 14, fPunPun2.1, whole genome shotgun sequence encodes:
- the LOC119227198 gene encoding interferon alpha-inducible protein 27-like protein 2 isoform X1: MIFFLPKERDVCHFITRVQETAVAIGAGAIGAVFLAPVALGTAGFTSAGITAGSIGAKMMSVAAVANGGGVAAGGMVASLQAIGAAGLSGAGTIAVASTGAAVGFLTRFFR, encoded by the exons agAAAGAGACGTTTGTCACTTCATAACACGTGTTCAAG AGACGGCAGTGGCCATTGGCGCAGGAGCAA TAGGTGCGGTCTTCCTGGCTCCTGTTGCCCTGGGAACAGCAGGTTTCACCTCGGCTGGAATAACAGCGGGCTCCATCGGTGCGAAGATGATGTCAGTTGCTGCGGTTGCTAACGGGGGAGGAGTGGCGGCAGGCGGTATGGTGGCTAGTCTGCAGGCAATAG GTGCAGCTGGTCTATCTGGAGCTGGAACCATAGCTGTGGCCTCCACCGGAGCAGCAGTAGGATTTCTGACCAGATTCTTCCGCTGA
- the LOC119227198 gene encoding interferon alpha-inducible protein 27-like protein 2 isoform X2, with protein MDFIKTAVAIGAGAIGAVFLAPVALGTAGFTSAGITAGSIGAKMMSVAAVANGGGVAAGGMVASLQAIGAAGLSGAGTIAVASTGAAVGFLTRFFR; from the exons ATGGATTTTATTA AGACGGCAGTGGCCATTGGCGCAGGAGCAA TAGGTGCGGTCTTCCTGGCTCCTGTTGCCCTGGGAACAGCAGGTTTCACCTCGGCTGGAATAACAGCGGGCTCCATCGGTGCGAAGATGATGTCAGTTGCTGCGGTTGCTAACGGGGGAGGAGTGGCGGCAGGCGGTATGGTGGCTAGTCTGCAGGCAATAG GTGCAGCTGGTCTATCTGGAGCTGGAACCATAGCTGTGGCCTCCACCGGAGCAGCAGTAGGATTTCTGACCAGATTCTTCCGCTGA